In the Pseudomonas sp. DTU_2021_1001937_2_SI_NGA_ILE_001 genome, one interval contains:
- a CDS encoding AraC family transcriptional regulator, whose translation MDSRLLSERSRVFDRADPHLVSGYVNQHVGTHNIRMPSAGRPQASLNHRQFANLDLCRISYGGSVRVISPALESIFHLQILLSGHCLWRGHREEHYFAPGELLLINPDDPVDLTYSDDCEKFILKMPVSLIESVCAEQRWQPPREGVRFTANRYQLSGLDGFVNLLAMVCQEAEAEERLLKVQEHYAQIVASKMLTLMKTNVSREQLGGHPAMFERVLDYIERNLKHDIDIEALAVQAGVSLRSLYGLFERHLGVTPKLYVRQRKLERIHACLKDPGCTVRNLTELAMDHGFLHLGRFAEHYRQRFGELPSETLKRRHG comes from the coding sequence ATGGATAGTCGTCTGCTCAGTGAGCGCAGTCGGGTGTTCGACCGTGCCGACCCCCATCTGGTATCGGGGTACGTCAATCAGCATGTCGGTACGCACAATATCCGCATGCCATCGGCGGGGCGCCCGCAGGCCAGCCTCAACCACCGACAGTTTGCCAACCTTGACCTGTGCCGCATCAGCTACGGCGGCAGCGTGCGGGTCATCTCACCGGCGCTGGAAAGCATCTTTCATCTGCAGATCCTGCTCAGCGGCCATTGCCTGTGGCGTGGGCATCGTGAGGAACACTATTTCGCCCCCGGCGAGCTGCTGCTGATCAACCCCGATGACCCGGTTGACCTGACCTACTCGGACGATTGCGAGAAATTCATCCTCAAGATGCCGGTCAGCCTGATCGAGTCGGTGTGCGCCGAGCAGCGCTGGCAGCCCCCTCGCGAAGGCGTGCGCTTCACCGCCAACCGCTACCAGCTGAGTGGGCTCGATGGCTTCGTCAACCTGCTGGCGATGGTCTGCCAGGAGGCCGAAGCGGAAGAACGCCTGCTGAAAGTGCAGGAGCATTACGCGCAGATCGTCGCCAGCAAGATGCTGACCCTGATGAAGACCAACGTCAGCCGCGAACAGCTGGGGGGCCACCCGGCGATGTTCGAGCGGGTACTGGACTACATCGAACGCAACCTCAAGCACGATATCGACATCGAGGCGCTGGCGGTGCAGGCCGGGGTCAGCCTGCGCAGCCTGTACGGGCTGTTCGAGCGCCACCTGGGCGTGACGCCCAAGCTCTATGTGCGTCAGCGCAAGCTCGAGCGCATCCATGCCTGCCTCAAGGATCCCGGCTGCACCGTGCGCAACCTCACCGAACTGGCCATGGACCATGGCTTCCTGCACCTGGGACGCTTCGCCGAGCATTACCGGCAACGCTTCGGCGAGCTGCCGTCCGAGACCCTCAAGCGCCGTCATGGCTGA